One region of Chanodichthys erythropterus isolate Z2021 chromosome 17, ASM2448905v1, whole genome shotgun sequence genomic DNA includes:
- the LOC137005136 gene encoding NACHT, LRR and PYD domains-containing protein 12-like isoform X4, whose product MDDVEGLKDGEFSPRSRSRKRSKSVSSESSFLSLKSNHSIVDPPNLKDGIMSPECSDRQITVRAGKRSRSVSSAPSCLSMKSNKSIVDPPNLKDDRISPGESSNSFLTSMLSIRNNWSIDTSDMEKEGPMVPQQRSVILSNFESKHDGKSVLEKFKSNMQEKFHCLHEGTANQGNLRVLNEIYTKVYITEDGGGEVSSEHDIRQVETAFRRATTEESPINLNYIFKPLPGQDKPIRTVLTKGVAGIGKTVSVQKFILDWADGKANQDVHLIFLLPFRELNFMKNQSLSLLGLINIFFIETKELEIIRDKYNIYFILDGLDECRLSLDFQNNVRLCDVTESASVDVLLTNLIVGNLLPSALIWITSRPAAADLIPSECVDRVTEVRGFNDPQKEEYFRKRIPDQSLADKIISHLKSSRSLYIMCHIPVFCWISATVLGKMLNGAENGEIPKTLTQMYTHFLIFQTNIKHEKDYEMKVNDEDMILKLGKLAFQQLMEGNLIFYEEDLRECDIDVTEASVYSGLFTQIFREEFGLCQKKVYCFVHLTIQEHLAALYVYVSFMNNKINVFDQNTTPFLFSNSGNVLSDLLKIAVDKALASVNGHLDIFLRFFLGLSLESSLTLLKGLLKQPESSSRCIEKTIKYIKNKIMGNLSPEKSINLFHCLNELGDHSLIKEVQHFLSSGTIRGARLSPSQWSAVAFVLLTSAELDVFHMSKYARMCSDIDEVLVRLLPVIEASKTAHLHYCILSKKCCAALASALSSKSSCLKELNLNGNGLQDEGATDLFFGLESPHCKLEILRLANCKLTDKSCSVLAVACKFSSLKELSLNCNNLQDTGVKHLAAGLQSLYCKLEILKLCKCGFTDEGCAALALALNSNPSHLREAYLDKNELGDKGVNLLSEALKNPCCKLEILGMTRCGVTDKGCAALASAMASNSTHLRELDLSENKLGDSGVKKLCFGLANPHCKLKTLRLMYCGITQEGCAALTSSLRSSHIRDLDLSGNKLGDLGMKQLSAGQQNPFCNIEILKLMYCGVTDECCAALASVMKSNATDLKELYLDKNKLSDSGVKVLSAALEHPCCKLETLKLWDCGITDEGCAALASALRSNPSHLRNLYLFGNKLGHSAVKLLSTLSDDPQNKLENFECCSLMTEELL is encoded by the exons ATCAAAATCAGTCTCTTCAGAATCCAGCTTCCTGTCTTTGAAAAGCAACCATTCTATTGTTGACCCTCCAAACTTAAAAGATGGCATAATGTCACCCGAATGCAG TGACAGACAAATAACTGTAAGAGCAGGAAAGAGATCAAGATCAGTCTCTTCAGCACCTAGCTGCCTGTCTATGAAAAGCAACAAGTCTATTGTTGATCCACCCAACTTAAAAGATGACAGAATATCACCTGGAGAAAGCTCAAACTCTTTCTTAACCAGCATGCTGTCCATCAGGAATAACTGGTCTATAGATACATCTGACATGGAGAAAGAGGGACCCATGGTACCACAACAAAGGTCCGTCATTTTGTCCAA CTTTGAATCTAAACATGATGGGAAATCTGTTTTAGAgaaattcaaatcaaatatgcAAGAGAAATTTCATTGTTTGCATGAGGGAACAGCAAATCAGGGAAACCTGAGAGTCCTCAATGAGATATACACAAAGGTCTACATCACAGAGGATGGAGGTGGAGAAGTCAGTAGTGAACATGATATCAGACAGGTTGAAACGGCATTTAGGAGAGCAACAACAGAAGAATCACCAATCAACCTAAATTACATCTTCAAACCATTACCTGGAcaagacaaacccatcagaactgTGTTGACTAAAGGAGTTGCTGGCATTGGAAAAACAGTCTCTGTGCAGAAATTCATTTTGGACTGGGCTGACGGGAAAGCGAATCAGGACGTTCACCTCATATTTCTACTTCCTTTCAGAGAGctcaattttatgaagaatCAAAGTCTCAGTCTCTTGGGACttatcaatatatttttcattGAAACAAAAGAATTGGAAATAATCCgtgataaatataacatttactttattttggaTGGTTTGGATGAGTGTCGTCTGTCTCTGGATTTTCAGAACAATGTGAGGTTGTGTGATGTGACTGAATCAGCTTCAGTGGATGTGCTGCTGACGAACCTCATTGTGGGGAATCTGcttccctctgctctcatctggatcaccTCCAGACCAGCAGCAGCTGATCTCATCCCCTCTGAGTGTGTTGATCGAGTGACAGAGGTACGAGGCTTCAATGACCCACAGAAGGAAGAATACTTCAGGAAGAGAATCCCTGATCAGAGTCTGGCCGATAAAATCATCTCACATCTGAAGTCATCGAGGAGCCTCTACATCATGTGCCACATCCCAGTGTTCTGCTGGATCTCAGCCACTGTTCTAGGGAAGATGCTGAATGGAGCAGAGAATGGAGAGATTCCCAAGACTCTCACTCAGATGTACACTCACTTCCTTATCTTTCAGACCAACATCAAACATGAAAAGGACTATGAGATGAAAGTAAATGATGAAGACATGATTCTTAAACTGGGGAAACTGGCTTTCCAGCAGCTTATGGAAGGCAATCTGATCTTCTATGAAGAAGATCTGAGAGAGTGTGACATTGATGTGACAGAAGCATCAGTGTACTCAGGATTGTTTactcagatcttcagagaggaGTTTGGACTTTGTCAGAAGAAAGTCTACTGCTTTGTTCATCTGACTATTCAGGAACATCTGGCAGCCCTGTATGTGTATGTCTCCTTCATGAATAATAAGATAaatgtatttgatcaaaatactaCACCATTTTTGTTCTCAAATTCAGGAAATGTTCTATCTGACCTGCTTAAAATTGCTGTTGATAAAGCCCTGGCCAGTGTAAATGGACATCTGGATATATTCCTCCGTTTTTTTCTGGGCCTCTCCTTGGAGTCCAGTCTGACTCTCTTAAAAGGCCTTCTCAAACAACCAGAAAGTAGCTCCCGATGCATAGAGAAAACCATTAAGTACATTAAAAACAAGATCATGGGCAATCTTTCTCCAGAGAAGTCCATAAATCTGTTCCACTGTCTGAATGAACTGGGTGATCATTCTCTTATAAAGGAAGTTCAGCATTTTCTTAGTTCTGGAACAATAAGAGGAGCAAGACTTTCACCATCACAGTGGTCAGCTGTCGCCTTTGTGTTGCTGACCTCAGCAGAGCTAGATGTGTTTCACATGAGCAAGTATGCCAGAATGTGCAGTGACATTGATGAAGTTCTTGTGAGGCTGCTGCCTGTGATTGAAGCATCTAAAACAGCCCA TCTTCATTATTGTATACTGTCAAAGAAGTGTTGTGCAGCTTTGGCCTCAGCTCTCAGTTCAAAAAGCTCCTGTCTTAAGGAGCTGAACTTGAATGGGAATGGACTTCAAGATGAAGGAGCAACAGATCTCTTTTTTGGTCTGGAAAGTCCGCATTGTAAACTTGAGATACTGAG GCTTGCAAACTGTAAACTGACAGACAAAAGCTGTTCTGTTTTGGCTGTTGCATGTAAATTCTCGAGCTTGAAAGAGCTCAGCCTGAATTGCAATAACCTGCAGGACACAGGAGTAAAGCATCTTGCTGCTGGATTGCAGAGTCTGTACTGTAAATTGGAGATACTTAA GCTATGTAAGTGTGGCTTTACTGatgaaggttgtgctgctctggCCTTAGCTTTGAATTCTAACCCTTCCCACCTGAGAGAAGCTTATCTGGATAAGAATGAGCTTGGAGACAAAGGAGTTAATCTGCTTTCAGAGGCATTGAAGAATCCTTGCTGTAAACTGGAGATACTGGG TATGACTAGATGTGGTGTGACAGATaaaggttgtgctgctctggCATCAGCTATGGCATCAAACTCCACACACCTGAGAGAACTGGATTTATCTGAGAATAAACTAGGAGACTCAGGAGTGAAGAAGCTCTGTTTTGGGCTTGCGAATCCTCACTGCAAGCTGAAAACACTAAG GCTGATGTATTGTGGGATCACTCAAGAAGGTTGTGCAGCTCTGACTTCATCTCTGAGATCATCACACATCAGAGATCTGGATCTGTCTGGAAATAAACTTGGAGATTTGGGCATGAAGCAGCTTTCAGCTGGACAGCAAAATCCTTTCTGTAATATTGAGATACTAAA ACTGATGTATTGTGGGGTCACAGATGAATGTTGTGCTGCTCTAGCTTCAGTTATGAAATCAAATGCAACAGATCTAAAAGAGCTCTATCTTGATAAGAACAAGCTCAGTGATTCAGGAGTGAAGGTACTCTCTGCTGCTCTGGAGCATCCTTGCTGTAAACTGGAGACATTAAA GCTGTGGGATTGTGGTATCACAGatgaaggttgtgctgctctggcttcagctctgagatcaaacccctcacaTTTAAGAAATCTTTATCTATTCGGGAATAAACTCGGGCACTCAGCGGTGAAGCTACTCTCTACCCTAAGTGATGATCCACAAAACAAATTGGAGAATTTTGA ATGCTGTTCTCTAATGACTGAAGAGTTGCTGTGA
- the LOC137005136 gene encoding NACHT, LRR and PYD domains-containing protein 12-like isoform X5 produces the protein MDDVEGLKDGEFSPRSRSRKRSKSVSSESSFLSLKSNHSIVDPPNLKDGIMSPECSDRQITVRAGKRSRSVSSAPSCLSMKSNKSIVDPPNLKDDRISPGESSNSFLTSMLSIRNNWSIDTSDMEKEGPMVPQQRSVILSNFESKHDGKSVLEKFKSNMQEKFHCLHEGTANQGNLRVLNEIYTKVYITEDGGGEVSSEHDIRQVETAFRRATTEESPINLNYIFKPLPGQDKPIRTVLTKGVAGIGKTVSVQKFILDWADGKANQDVHLIFLLPFRELNFMKNQSLSLLGLINIFFIETKELEIIRDKYNIYFILDGLDECRLSLDFQNNVRLCDVTESASVDVLLTNLIVGNLLPSALIWITSRPAAADLIPSECVDRVTEVRGFNDPQKEEYFRKRIPDQSLADKIISHLKSSRSLYIMCHIPVFCWISATVLGKMLNGAENGEIPKTLTQMYTHFLIFQTNIKHEKDYEMKVNDEDMILKLGKLAFQQLMEGNLIFYEEDLRECDIDVTEASVYSGLFTQIFREEFGLCQKKVYCFVHLTIQEHLAALYVYVSFMNNKINVFDQNTTPFLFSNSGNVLSDLLKIAVDKALASVNGHLDIFLRFFLGLSLESSLTLLKGLLKQPESSSRCIEKTIKYIKNKIMGNLSPEKSINLFHCLNELGDHSLIKEVQHFLSSGTIRGARLSPSQWSAVAFVLLTSAELDVFHMSKYARMCSDIDEVLVRLLPVIEASKTAHLHYCILSKKCCAALASALSSKSSCLKELNLNGNGLQDEGATDLFFGLESPHCKLEILRLANCKLTDKSCSVLAVACKFSSLKELSLNCNNLQDTGVKHLAAGLQSLYCKLEILKLCKCGFTDEGCAALALALNSNPSHLREAYLDKNELGDKGVNLLSEALKNPCCKLEILGMTRCGVTDKGCAALASAMASNSTHLRELDLSENKLGDSGVKKLCFGLANPHCKLKTLRLMYCGITQEGCAALTSSLRSSHIRDLDLSGNKLGDLGMKQLSAGQQNPFCNIEILKLMYCGVTDECCAALASVMKSNATDLKELYLDKNKLSDSGVKVLSAALEHPCCKLETLKLWDCGITDEGCAALASALRSNPSHLRNLYLFGNKLGHSAVKLLSTLSDDPQNKLENFDLY, from the exons ATCAAAATCAGTCTCTTCAGAATCCAGCTTCCTGTCTTTGAAAAGCAACCATTCTATTGTTGACCCTCCAAACTTAAAAGATGGCATAATGTCACCCGAATGCAG TGACAGACAAATAACTGTAAGAGCAGGAAAGAGATCAAGATCAGTCTCTTCAGCACCTAGCTGCCTGTCTATGAAAAGCAACAAGTCTATTGTTGATCCACCCAACTTAAAAGATGACAGAATATCACCTGGAGAAAGCTCAAACTCTTTCTTAACCAGCATGCTGTCCATCAGGAATAACTGGTCTATAGATACATCTGACATGGAGAAAGAGGGACCCATGGTACCACAACAAAGGTCCGTCATTTTGTCCAA CTTTGAATCTAAACATGATGGGAAATCTGTTTTAGAgaaattcaaatcaaatatgcAAGAGAAATTTCATTGTTTGCATGAGGGAACAGCAAATCAGGGAAACCTGAGAGTCCTCAATGAGATATACACAAAGGTCTACATCACAGAGGATGGAGGTGGAGAAGTCAGTAGTGAACATGATATCAGACAGGTTGAAACGGCATTTAGGAGAGCAACAACAGAAGAATCACCAATCAACCTAAATTACATCTTCAAACCATTACCTGGAcaagacaaacccatcagaactgTGTTGACTAAAGGAGTTGCTGGCATTGGAAAAACAGTCTCTGTGCAGAAATTCATTTTGGACTGGGCTGACGGGAAAGCGAATCAGGACGTTCACCTCATATTTCTACTTCCTTTCAGAGAGctcaattttatgaagaatCAAAGTCTCAGTCTCTTGGGACttatcaatatatttttcattGAAACAAAAGAATTGGAAATAATCCgtgataaatataacatttactttattttggaTGGTTTGGATGAGTGTCGTCTGTCTCTGGATTTTCAGAACAATGTGAGGTTGTGTGATGTGACTGAATCAGCTTCAGTGGATGTGCTGCTGACGAACCTCATTGTGGGGAATCTGcttccctctgctctcatctggatcaccTCCAGACCAGCAGCAGCTGATCTCATCCCCTCTGAGTGTGTTGATCGAGTGACAGAGGTACGAGGCTTCAATGACCCACAGAAGGAAGAATACTTCAGGAAGAGAATCCCTGATCAGAGTCTGGCCGATAAAATCATCTCACATCTGAAGTCATCGAGGAGCCTCTACATCATGTGCCACATCCCAGTGTTCTGCTGGATCTCAGCCACTGTTCTAGGGAAGATGCTGAATGGAGCAGAGAATGGAGAGATTCCCAAGACTCTCACTCAGATGTACACTCACTTCCTTATCTTTCAGACCAACATCAAACATGAAAAGGACTATGAGATGAAAGTAAATGATGAAGACATGATTCTTAAACTGGGGAAACTGGCTTTCCAGCAGCTTATGGAAGGCAATCTGATCTTCTATGAAGAAGATCTGAGAGAGTGTGACATTGATGTGACAGAAGCATCAGTGTACTCAGGATTGTTTactcagatcttcagagaggaGTTTGGACTTTGTCAGAAGAAAGTCTACTGCTTTGTTCATCTGACTATTCAGGAACATCTGGCAGCCCTGTATGTGTATGTCTCCTTCATGAATAATAAGATAaatgtatttgatcaaaatactaCACCATTTTTGTTCTCAAATTCAGGAAATGTTCTATCTGACCTGCTTAAAATTGCTGTTGATAAAGCCCTGGCCAGTGTAAATGGACATCTGGATATATTCCTCCGTTTTTTTCTGGGCCTCTCCTTGGAGTCCAGTCTGACTCTCTTAAAAGGCCTTCTCAAACAACCAGAAAGTAGCTCCCGATGCATAGAGAAAACCATTAAGTACATTAAAAACAAGATCATGGGCAATCTTTCTCCAGAGAAGTCCATAAATCTGTTCCACTGTCTGAATGAACTGGGTGATCATTCTCTTATAAAGGAAGTTCAGCATTTTCTTAGTTCTGGAACAATAAGAGGAGCAAGACTTTCACCATCACAGTGGTCAGCTGTCGCCTTTGTGTTGCTGACCTCAGCAGAGCTAGATGTGTTTCACATGAGCAAGTATGCCAGAATGTGCAGTGACATTGATGAAGTTCTTGTGAGGCTGCTGCCTGTGATTGAAGCATCTAAAACAGCCCA TCTTCATTATTGTATACTGTCAAAGAAGTGTTGTGCAGCTTTGGCCTCAGCTCTCAGTTCAAAAAGCTCCTGTCTTAAGGAGCTGAACTTGAATGGGAATGGACTTCAAGATGAAGGAGCAACAGATCTCTTTTTTGGTCTGGAAAGTCCGCATTGTAAACTTGAGATACTGAG GCTTGCAAACTGTAAACTGACAGACAAAAGCTGTTCTGTTTTGGCTGTTGCATGTAAATTCTCGAGCTTGAAAGAGCTCAGCCTGAATTGCAATAACCTGCAGGACACAGGAGTAAAGCATCTTGCTGCTGGATTGCAGAGTCTGTACTGTAAATTGGAGATACTTAA GCTATGTAAGTGTGGCTTTACTGatgaaggttgtgctgctctggCCTTAGCTTTGAATTCTAACCCTTCCCACCTGAGAGAAGCTTATCTGGATAAGAATGAGCTTGGAGACAAAGGAGTTAATCTGCTTTCAGAGGCATTGAAGAATCCTTGCTGTAAACTGGAGATACTGGG TATGACTAGATGTGGTGTGACAGATaaaggttgtgctgctctggCATCAGCTATGGCATCAAACTCCACACACCTGAGAGAACTGGATTTATCTGAGAATAAACTAGGAGACTCAGGAGTGAAGAAGCTCTGTTTTGGGCTTGCGAATCCTCACTGCAAGCTGAAAACACTAAG GCTGATGTATTGTGGGATCACTCAAGAAGGTTGTGCAGCTCTGACTTCATCTCTGAGATCATCACACATCAGAGATCTGGATCTGTCTGGAAATAAACTTGGAGATTTGGGCATGAAGCAGCTTTCAGCTGGACAGCAAAATCCTTTCTGTAATATTGAGATACTAAA ACTGATGTATTGTGGGGTCACAGATGAATGTTGTGCTGCTCTAGCTTCAGTTATGAAATCAAATGCAACAGATCTAAAAGAGCTCTATCTTGATAAGAACAAGCTCAGTGATTCAGGAGTGAAGGTACTCTCTGCTGCTCTGGAGCATCCTTGCTGTAAACTGGAGACATTAAA GCTGTGGGATTGTGGTATCACAGatgaaggttgtgctgctctggcttcagctctgagatcaaacccctcacaTTTAAGAAATCTTTATCTATTCGGGAATAAACTCGGGCACTCAGCGGTGAAGCTACTCTCTACCCTAAGTGATGATCCACAAAACAAATTGGAGAATTTTGA TTTATACTAG
- the LOC137005136 gene encoding NACHT, LRR and PYD domains-containing protein 12-like isoform X3, protein MDDVEGLKDGEFSPRSRSRKRSKSVSSESSFLSLKSNHSIVDPPNLKDGIMSPECSDRQITVRAGKRSRSVSSAPSCLSMKSNKSIVDPPNLKDDRISPGESSNSFLTSMLSIRNNWSIDTSDMEKEGPMVPQQRSVILSNFESKHDGKSVLEKFKSNMQEKFHCLHEGTANQGNLRVLNEIYTKVYITEDGGGEVSSEHDIRQVETAFRRATTEESPINLNYIFKPLPGQDKPIRTVLTKGVAGIGKTVSVQKFILDWADGKANQDVHLIFLLPFRELNFMKNQSLSLLGLINIFFIETKELEIIRDKYNIYFILDGLDECRLSLDFQNNVRLCDVTESASVDVLLTNLIVGNLLPSALIWITSRPAAADLIPSECVDRVTEVRGFNDPQKEEYFRKRIPDQSLADKIISHLKSSRSLYIMCHIPVFCWISATVLGKMLNGAENGEIPKTLTQMYTHFLIFQTNIKHEKDYEMKVNDEDMILKLGKLAFQQLMEGNLIFYEEDLRECDIDVTEASVYSGLFTQIFREEFGLCQKKVYCFVHLTIQEHLAALYVYVSFMNNKINVFDQNTTPFLFSNSGNVLSDLLKIAVDKALASVNGHLDIFLRFFLGLSLESSLTLLKGLLKQPESSSRCIEKTIKYIKNKIMGNLSPEKSINLFHCLNELGDHSLIKEVQHFLSSGTIRGARLSPSQWSAVAFVLLTSAELDVFHMSKYARMCSDIDEVLVRLLPVIEASKTAHLHYCILSKKCCAALASALSSKSSCLKELNLNGNGLQDEGATDLFFGLESPHCKLEILRLANCKLTDKSCSVLAVACKFSSLKELSLNCNNLQDTGVKHLAAGLQSLYCKLEILKLCKCGFTDEGCAALALALNSNPSHLREAYLDKNELGDKGVNLLSEALKNPCCKLEILGMTRCGVTDKGCAALASAMASNSTHLRELDLSENKLGDSGVKKLCFGLANPHCKLKTLRLMYCGITQEGCAALTSSLRSSHIRDLDLSGNKLGDLGMKQLSAGQQNPFCNIEILKLMYCGVTDECCAALASVMKSNATDLKELYLDKNKLSDSGVKVLSAALEHPCCKLETLKLWDCGITDEGCAALASALRSNPSHLRNLYLFGNKLGHSAVKLLSTLSDDPQNKLENFENIIMEAADVYGGIFSLTCKLQFLFINM, encoded by the exons ATCAAAATCAGTCTCTTCAGAATCCAGCTTCCTGTCTTTGAAAAGCAACCATTCTATTGTTGACCCTCCAAACTTAAAAGATGGCATAATGTCACCCGAATGCAG TGACAGACAAATAACTGTAAGAGCAGGAAAGAGATCAAGATCAGTCTCTTCAGCACCTAGCTGCCTGTCTATGAAAAGCAACAAGTCTATTGTTGATCCACCCAACTTAAAAGATGACAGAATATCACCTGGAGAAAGCTCAAACTCTTTCTTAACCAGCATGCTGTCCATCAGGAATAACTGGTCTATAGATACATCTGACATGGAGAAAGAGGGACCCATGGTACCACAACAAAGGTCCGTCATTTTGTCCAA CTTTGAATCTAAACATGATGGGAAATCTGTTTTAGAgaaattcaaatcaaatatgcAAGAGAAATTTCATTGTTTGCATGAGGGAACAGCAAATCAGGGAAACCTGAGAGTCCTCAATGAGATATACACAAAGGTCTACATCACAGAGGATGGAGGTGGAGAAGTCAGTAGTGAACATGATATCAGACAGGTTGAAACGGCATTTAGGAGAGCAACAACAGAAGAATCACCAATCAACCTAAATTACATCTTCAAACCATTACCTGGAcaagacaaacccatcagaactgTGTTGACTAAAGGAGTTGCTGGCATTGGAAAAACAGTCTCTGTGCAGAAATTCATTTTGGACTGGGCTGACGGGAAAGCGAATCAGGACGTTCACCTCATATTTCTACTTCCTTTCAGAGAGctcaattttatgaagaatCAAAGTCTCAGTCTCTTGGGACttatcaatatatttttcattGAAACAAAAGAATTGGAAATAATCCgtgataaatataacatttactttattttggaTGGTTTGGATGAGTGTCGTCTGTCTCTGGATTTTCAGAACAATGTGAGGTTGTGTGATGTGACTGAATCAGCTTCAGTGGATGTGCTGCTGACGAACCTCATTGTGGGGAATCTGcttccctctgctctcatctggatcaccTCCAGACCAGCAGCAGCTGATCTCATCCCCTCTGAGTGTGTTGATCGAGTGACAGAGGTACGAGGCTTCAATGACCCACAGAAGGAAGAATACTTCAGGAAGAGAATCCCTGATCAGAGTCTGGCCGATAAAATCATCTCACATCTGAAGTCATCGAGGAGCCTCTACATCATGTGCCACATCCCAGTGTTCTGCTGGATCTCAGCCACTGTTCTAGGGAAGATGCTGAATGGAGCAGAGAATGGAGAGATTCCCAAGACTCTCACTCAGATGTACACTCACTTCCTTATCTTTCAGACCAACATCAAACATGAAAAGGACTATGAGATGAAAGTAAATGATGAAGACATGATTCTTAAACTGGGGAAACTGGCTTTCCAGCAGCTTATGGAAGGCAATCTGATCTTCTATGAAGAAGATCTGAGAGAGTGTGACATTGATGTGACAGAAGCATCAGTGTACTCAGGATTGTTTactcagatcttcagagaggaGTTTGGACTTTGTCAGAAGAAAGTCTACTGCTTTGTTCATCTGACTATTCAGGAACATCTGGCAGCCCTGTATGTGTATGTCTCCTTCATGAATAATAAGATAaatgtatttgatcaaaatactaCACCATTTTTGTTCTCAAATTCAGGAAATGTTCTATCTGACCTGCTTAAAATTGCTGTTGATAAAGCCCTGGCCAGTGTAAATGGACATCTGGATATATTCCTCCGTTTTTTTCTGGGCCTCTCCTTGGAGTCCAGTCTGACTCTCTTAAAAGGCCTTCTCAAACAACCAGAAAGTAGCTCCCGATGCATAGAGAAAACCATTAAGTACATTAAAAACAAGATCATGGGCAATCTTTCTCCAGAGAAGTCCATAAATCTGTTCCACTGTCTGAATGAACTGGGTGATCATTCTCTTATAAAGGAAGTTCAGCATTTTCTTAGTTCTGGAACAATAAGAGGAGCAAGACTTTCACCATCACAGTGGTCAGCTGTCGCCTTTGTGTTGCTGACCTCAGCAGAGCTAGATGTGTTTCACATGAGCAAGTATGCCAGAATGTGCAGTGACATTGATGAAGTTCTTGTGAGGCTGCTGCCTGTGATTGAAGCATCTAAAACAGCCCA TCTTCATTATTGTATACTGTCAAAGAAGTGTTGTGCAGCTTTGGCCTCAGCTCTCAGTTCAAAAAGCTCCTGTCTTAAGGAGCTGAACTTGAATGGGAATGGACTTCAAGATGAAGGAGCAACAGATCTCTTTTTTGGTCTGGAAAGTCCGCATTGTAAACTTGAGATACTGAG GCTTGCAAACTGTAAACTGACAGACAAAAGCTGTTCTGTTTTGGCTGTTGCATGTAAATTCTCGAGCTTGAAAGAGCTCAGCCTGAATTGCAATAACCTGCAGGACACAGGAGTAAAGCATCTTGCTGCTGGATTGCAGAGTCTGTACTGTAAATTGGAGATACTTAA GCTATGTAAGTGTGGCTTTACTGatgaaggttgtgctgctctggCCTTAGCTTTGAATTCTAACCCTTCCCACCTGAGAGAAGCTTATCTGGATAAGAATGAGCTTGGAGACAAAGGAGTTAATCTGCTTTCAGAGGCATTGAAGAATCCTTGCTGTAAACTGGAGATACTGGG TATGACTAGATGTGGTGTGACAGATaaaggttgtgctgctctggCATCAGCTATGGCATCAAACTCCACACACCTGAGAGAACTGGATTTATCTGAGAATAAACTAGGAGACTCAGGAGTGAAGAAGCTCTGTTTTGGGCTTGCGAATCCTCACTGCAAGCTGAAAACACTAAG GCTGATGTATTGTGGGATCACTCAAGAAGGTTGTGCAGCTCTGACTTCATCTCTGAGATCATCACACATCAGAGATCTGGATCTGTCTGGAAATAAACTTGGAGATTTGGGCATGAAGCAGCTTTCAGCTGGACAGCAAAATCCTTTCTGTAATATTGAGATACTAAA ACTGATGTATTGTGGGGTCACAGATGAATGTTGTGCTGCTCTAGCTTCAGTTATGAAATCAAATGCAACAGATCTAAAAGAGCTCTATCTTGATAAGAACAAGCTCAGTGATTCAGGAGTGAAGGTACTCTCTGCTGCTCTGGAGCATCCTTGCTGTAAACTGGAGACATTAAA GCTGTGGGATTGTGGTATCACAGatgaaggttgtgctgctctggcttcagctctgagatcaaacccctcacaTTTAAGAAATCTTTATCTATTCGGGAATAAACTCGGGCACTCAGCGGTGAAGCTACTCTCTACCCTAAGTGATGATCCACAAAACAAATTGGAGAATTTTGA GAATATTATTATGGAGGCAGCTGACGTTTATGGAGGAATTTTCAGCTTAACTTGCAAACTACAATTCCTGTTCATCAATATG TAG